From Terriglobales bacterium, a single genomic window includes:
- a CDS encoding IgA Peptidase M64, which yields MKKLFLAAVAILLAVPAFAALKTMRVDYYHTGNDHQETFSLDRIVIEPTPWPGDPRQAIDDTNTGKYFFEVRDRASNRVVYSRGFASIFGEWEQTEEAKQMNRTFSESLRFPAPTGPVQISLMKRDAGNAFREIWSTTADPKDPFIDTSAPPSPGPLLTLQKSGDPANKVDFLILGDGYTAAERAKFEKDARRLMEILFSTSPFKEHRSDFNVWGLCPASPESGISRPSTGIHHRNPAGATYDAFGSERYILTFDNRSFRDMASFAPYEFVEILVNGATYGGGGIFNLYSTVAADSLWSPYVFVHEFGHHFAGLADEYYTSDVSYLPPAHKVEPWEPNITALLDPAALKWKDMVSPGTPVPTPWNKEAFEAYERDIQARRREIRKQNRPESEMDALFSEEKKHEDQLLSSDQHSGKIGAFEGANYEAKGYYRPQENCIMFTRHDAFCAVCRRAIERIIALYTR from the coding sequence ATGAAAAAGCTCTTCCTCGCCGCAGTTGCAATCCTGCTGGCGGTCCCGGCCTTCGCCGCGCTGAAGACGATGCGCGTGGATTACTACCACACCGGCAACGACCACCAGGAGACGTTTTCCCTGGACCGCATCGTGATCGAGCCGACCCCGTGGCCCGGGGACCCGCGCCAGGCGATCGACGACACCAATACCGGAAAATATTTTTTCGAGGTGCGCGACCGGGCCAGCAATCGCGTGGTGTACTCACGCGGCTTTGCCTCGATTTTCGGGGAATGGGAGCAGACCGAAGAGGCCAAGCAGATGAACCGCACCTTCTCGGAGTCACTGCGCTTTCCCGCTCCCACCGGGCCGGTGCAGATCTCGCTCATGAAGCGCGACGCCGGCAATGCCTTCCGCGAAATCTGGAGCACGACCGCCGATCCGAAAGACCCCTTCATCGATACCTCGGCGCCGCCTTCGCCGGGCCCGCTGCTGACCTTGCAGAAGTCCGGCGATCCCGCCAACAAGGTTGACTTCCTGATCCTGGGTGACGGCTATACCGCGGCGGAGCGGGCGAAGTTCGAGAAGGACGCGCGGCGGCTGATGGAAATACTGTTCTCGACTTCGCCATTCAAGGAGCACCGATCCGACTTCAACGTGTGGGGGCTGTGCCCGGCGTCGCCGGAATCCGGAATCTCACGACCGTCCACGGGCATTCACCATCGCAATCCGGCCGGCGCGACTTACGACGCATTCGGATCGGAGCGCTACATCCTTACCTTCGACAATCGCAGCTTCCGGGACATGGCATCGTTCGCGCCCTACGAATTCGTTGAAATCCTGGTCAACGGCGCGACCTATGGCGGGGGCGGCATTTTTAACCTGTACAGCACGGTGGCCGCCGACAGCCTGTGGTCGCCGTACGTGTTCGTGCACGAATTCGGGCATCATTTCGCCGGCCTGGCCGACGAGTACTACACCTCCGACGTTTCCTACCTGCCGCCGGCGCACAAGGTGGAGCCATGGGAGCCGAACATCACCGCGCTGCTCGATCCGGCGGCGCTCAAGTGGAAAGACATGGTGTCGCCGGGAACACCGGTTCCGACGCCGTGGAACAAAGAAGCATTTGAAGCATACGAGCGGGACATCCAGGCTCGCCGCCGCGAAATCCGCAAGCAGAACCGCCCTGAATCGGAGATGGACGCGCTCTTCAGCGAGGAAAAGAAGCACGAAGATCAGCTGTTGTCCTCCGACCAGCACTCGGGCAAGATCGGCGCGTTCGAGGGCGCGAACTACGAAGCCAAGGGCTACTACCGGCCGCAGGAGAACTGCATCATGTTCACGCGCCACGATGCGTTTTGCGCCGTGTGCCGGCGAGCGATTGAGCGCATCATCGCCCTGTACACGCGATGA